The Leadbettera azotonutricia ZAS-9 genome has a window encoding:
- a CDS encoding type I restriction endonuclease subunit R, with the protein MLNFSMPFLTESDIEQYALELLEAQGYDCLYGPDIAPGGHNPLRKSFDEVLLFDMLEAAVARINPNLSRELREDAVRQLARLRSADLMVNNETFHRFFTEGVPVTSVSGGYERGDRVMLVDFEHPETNDFTAVNQFTIIENHINKRPDIILFINGIPLVVIELKNAADENADIASAWKQIQTYKEAIPSLFTFNSFAIISDGLEARAGTISSGQSRFMAWKSADGRKDASGHTGQIETLIKGMLNTQTLPDLIRHFIVFEKTRREDSKGITAVETVKKLAAYHQYYAVNKAVESTLRASGYVKKSKGIHKGIGAESENAAAEDPESYGLPGVKTQPLRDRKGGVIWHTQGSGKSLSMVFFTGKIILAMDNPTVVVITDRNDLDDQLFDTFSASKQLLRQEPVQAESRGQLKELLKVVSGGVVFTTIQKFQPEDGSNLYEELSKRENIIVIADEAHRSQYGFTAKTLDEKNEAGEVIGKKTVYGFAKYLRDALPNATYLGFTGTPIESADVNTPAVFGNYVDIYDIAQAVEDGATVRIYYETRLAKISLSDEGKRLIQEFDDDLEMTELAETQKAQAKWAQLEALVGSSGRIKKIALDIVTHFEQRQTVLNGKAMIVAMSRRIAAALYEEITVLRPEWHNSDLDKGSIKVVMTSSSSDGPEISKHHTTKDQRRKLSDRMKNPHDELRLVIVRDMWLTGFDVPALHTLYIDKPMRGHNLMQAIARVNRVYLDKKGGLIVDYLGIASDLKDALSFYSASGGRGDPAETQEQAVSLMLEKLEVVSQLFHGFDYSPYFSAGTGQKLSLILAAEEHILQQEDGRRRFLDQVTALSQAFAIAVPHDKAMDVKDEVAFFQAVKARLAKFDGPASDETVSGKSSGASAQTASSLETAIRQIVDQALVTSRVIDVYEAAGIKKPDISILSEEFLMDVKNMEHKHLAMEVLRKLLADEIRARLKTNLVEGKTLMEMLENSIKNYQNKIVTAAEVIDELISLARDIHKRDTAFEELKLTEYEYAFYTAVANNESARELMGKEQLRELAVVLYRKVKENASIDWTIREDVRAKLKVTVKRLLREYGYPPDMEALATETVLQQAEKIADELA; encoded by the coding sequence ATGTTAAACTTTTCTATGCCCTTCCTCACCGAGTCTGATATTGAACAATACGCCCTCGAACTTCTCGAAGCCCAGGGCTATGACTGTCTGTACGGCCCGGACATTGCGCCGGGCGGGCATAATCCGCTCCGTAAATCTTTTGATGAGGTTCTCCTCTTTGATATGCTGGAAGCCGCTGTTGCCCGGATTAACCCGAACCTTTCACGGGAGCTTCGGGAGGATGCGGTCAGGCAGTTGGCCCGGCTCCGCAGTGCGGATCTTATGGTCAACAACGAAACCTTTCACCGCTTCTTCACCGAGGGGGTTCCTGTAACCAGTGTTTCAGGCGGTTATGAGCGGGGAGACAGGGTGATGCTGGTTGACTTTGAACATCCTGAGACTAACGATTTTACAGCGGTCAACCAGTTTACGATTATCGAGAATCATATCAATAAACGGCCCGACATCATCCTCTTTATAAACGGGATTCCCCTGGTGGTAATCGAATTAAAAAACGCCGCCGATGAAAACGCGGATATTGCATCAGCCTGGAAGCAGATACAAACGTACAAAGAGGCGATTCCCTCCCTTTTTACCTTTAACAGTTTTGCAATTATCTCTGACGGCCTTGAGGCGCGGGCGGGAACCATTTCTTCGGGGCAGAGCCGCTTTATGGCCTGGAAAAGCGCCGATGGCAGGAAAGATGCGTCCGGGCATACGGGGCAGATCGAGACCCTTATTAAGGGGATGCTGAATACGCAAACCCTGCCGGATCTTATCCGCCACTTTATTGTGTTTGAAAAAACCAGACGGGAAGACAGTAAAGGAATTACCGCCGTCGAGACGGTTAAAAAACTTGCGGCCTATCATCAATACTACGCGGTGAACAAGGCGGTGGAATCTACCCTGCGGGCATCGGGGTATGTAAAAAAGTCAAAGGGGATACACAAGGGGATTGGCGCAGAATCGGAGAATGCCGCTGCCGAAGATCCTGAATCCTACGGACTGCCCGGTGTAAAAACCCAGCCCCTGCGGGACCGGAAGGGCGGCGTTATCTGGCATACCCAGGGCTCGGGGAAGTCCCTGTCCATGGTGTTCTTTACGGGCAAGATCATCCTTGCCATGGATAACCCTACCGTGGTGGTGATCACCGACCGGAATGATCTGGACGATCAGCTTTTTGACACTTTTAGTGCTTCAAAACAACTGCTCCGTCAGGAACCGGTTCAGGCGGAGAGCCGAGGCCAGCTCAAGGAACTTCTCAAGGTTGTTTCAGGTGGCGTGGTGTTTACTACCATTCAGAAATTTCAGCCCGAGGACGGCAGTAATCTGTACGAAGAACTGTCGAAGCGGGAAAATATCATCGTTATTGCCGACGAAGCCCACCGGAGTCAGTACGGGTTTACTGCAAAAACGCTGGACGAAAAAAACGAAGCCGGGGAAGTGATCGGCAAAAAGACGGTGTACGGTTTTGCCAAATATCTGCGGGACGCCCTGCCCAACGCGACGTATCTGGGCTTTACCGGCACCCCCATCGAAAGCGCCGATGTGAACACCCCTGCGGTCTTTGGCAATTATGTGGATATCTACGATATTGCCCAGGCGGTGGAAGACGGCGCCACAGTCCGCATCTATTACGAAACCCGTCTGGCGAAAATTTCATTGAGCGATGAAGGCAAAAGGCTCATTCAGGAATTTGACGATGACCTTGAAATGACTGAACTCGCGGAGACCCAAAAGGCTCAGGCGAAATGGGCCCAGCTTGAAGCCCTTGTCGGAAGCTCCGGCAGGATAAAAAAAATAGCCCTGGATATTGTTACCCATTTTGAACAGCGCCAAACGGTATTAAACGGCAAGGCCATGATTGTCGCCATGTCACGCCGTATTGCCGCCGCCCTGTATGAGGAAATTACCGTCCTGAGGCCCGAATGGCACAACAGCGATTTGGATAAGGGAAGTATCAAAGTGGTGATGACATCTTCTTCTTCCGATGGGCCTGAAATATCCAAACATCATACTACCAAGGATCAACGCCGCAAACTTTCTGACCGGATGAAAAATCCCCATGACGAACTCCGTCTGGTGATCGTTCGGGATATGTGGCTCACCGGGTTTGATGTGCCCGCTCTCCATACCCTCTATATTGATAAGCCCATGCGGGGCCATAACCTGATGCAGGCCATAGCCCGAGTCAACCGGGTATATCTGGATAAAAAGGGCGGCCTCATCGTGGATTATCTGGGGATCGCTTCGGATCTAAAAGATGCCCTTTCCTTTTATTCCGCCTCAGGGGGCAGGGGCGATCCGGCGGAAACCCAGGAGCAGGCGGTTTCCCTCATGCTGGAAAAACTGGAAGTGGTGTCTCAGCTGTTCCACGGTTTCGATTATTCCCCCTACTTTAGTGCCGGTACGGGGCAGAAGCTTTCCCTCATTCTTGCTGCGGAGGAACATATCTTGCAGCAGGAAGACGGACGACGGCGTTTTCTCGATCAGGTAACTGCCCTGTCCCAGGCCTTCGCTATTGCGGTTCCCCATGACAAGGCCATGGATGTAAAGGATGAAGTCGCCTTCTTCCAGGCGGTAAAGGCCCGGCTTGCAAAATTTGACGGGCCCGCTTCCGACGAAACCGTTTCCGGTAAATCCTCAGGCGCCTCCGCGCAGACAGCCTCCTCCCTGGAAACCGCCATCCGCCAGATCGTTGACCAGGCCCTGGTAACAAGCCGGGTGATCGATGTGTATGAAGCGGCGGGAATCAAGAAGCCCGATATTTCGATCCTTTCGGAAGAATTCCTTATGGACGTAAAAAACATGGAGCACAAGCACCTCGCCATGGAAGTGCTGCGAAAACTCCTTGCCGATGAAATCAGGGCCCGGCTTAAAACAAACCTGGTGGAAGGGAAGACCCTGATGGAAATGCTGGAAAATTCCATCAAAAATTATCAGAATAAAATCGTCACCGCTGCGGAAGTCATCGACGAGCTTATATCCCTTGCCAGGGATATTCATAAACGGGATACGGCTTTTGAGGAACTTAAGCTTACCGAATACGAATATGCTTTTTATACCGCAGTGGCGAATAACGAAAGCGCCCGCGAATTAATGGGCAAGGAACAGCTCCGGGAATTGGCAGTGGTACTCTACCGGAAAGTAAAAGAGAACGCCTCCATCGACTGGACTATACGCGAAGATGTGCGGGCCAAGCTCAAGGTGACGGTGAAACGCCTTCTCCGCGAATACGGCTATCCCCCGGACATGGAAGCCCTGGCAACCGAAACGGTTTTGCAGCAGGCGGAAAAAATCGCCGATGAGCTGGCGTAA
- a CDS encoding FIST N-terminal domain-containing protein, which yields MIRMLNAHTLEIDDPELAFKEIQEQLDVQSLSKNSVGILSCHHEFIDTGIVKKICEAMPFDVIGLTTMVTLVNGTYDMYMLGLTVLTSDDVSFKAIKSSALTLENCEEELTKTYQAGLAGFHDAPSLIFTILPSNLNISGSMMVKHLDKACGGIPVWGTAASDDSMAFTHVKTIFNGIDYDGTLVMILMYGPIKPKFIVTALPDRNISPRKVIITESDGYVVKTVNDMPLRAYFESMGIAVKEGPDATAVPIMLNYGDGGKAVASAFFKFYPDGSGLAGVEVPNNASFSLGEINYAGIIETAEESILQALKEEQVNGMMMFPCVTRYVMTSPHSEDEMRLVIDKIGGKFPYLLAYSGGEVCPVPGSDGKLHNRFHNYTFVACTF from the coding sequence ATGATTCGTATGTTGAACGCTCACACGTTGGAGATTGATGATCCTGAGCTGGCGTTTAAAGAAATTCAGGAACAGCTGGATGTTCAGAGCCTTTCCAAAAATTCTGTCGGTATCCTAAGCTGCCATCATGAATTTATCGACACTGGGATTGTTAAAAAAATATGCGAGGCCATGCCCTTTGACGTAATTGGACTTACCACCATGGTTACCCTTGTAAACGGCACATACGATATGTATATGCTGGGGCTTACCGTACTGACAAGCGATGATGTCTCCTTCAAGGCCATAAAATCGTCTGCGCTCACCCTTGAAAATTGCGAGGAGGAGCTGACCAAAACATATCAAGCCGGGCTTGCGGGGTTTCACGATGCTCCATCGCTTATTTTTACGATACTCCCCTCAAACTTAAATATAAGCGGCTCAATGATGGTAAAGCATCTGGATAAAGCCTGCGGAGGTATTCCCGTGTGGGGAACCGCCGCAAGCGATGACTCAATGGCCTTTACACATGTAAAAACCATCTTTAACGGTATCGACTACGACGGCACTCTTGTAATGATTCTCATGTATGGCCCGATCAAGCCTAAATTTATTGTAACCGCCCTGCCCGACAGGAATATATCGCCGCGCAAGGTGATTATTACCGAATCTGACGGGTACGTTGTGAAAACCGTAAACGATATGCCCCTGAGAGCGTATTTTGAGAGCATGGGAATCGCGGTAAAAGAAGGCCCCGACGCAACGGCAGTTCCGATTATGCTCAATTACGGAGACGGCGGTAAAGCGGTCGCCAGCGCATTTTTCAAATTTTACCCCGATGGCAGCGGTTTGGCCGGGGTTGAAGTTCCCAATAACGCCTCGTTTTCGCTTGGCGAAATAAATTACGCAGGCATTATCGAGACAGCGGAAGAATCCATCCTTCAGGCGCTGAAAGAAGAACAGGTAAACGGCATGATGATGTTTCCCTGCGTTACACGCTATGTGATGACCAGCCCCCATAGCGAGGACGAAATGCGCCTTGTCATAGACAAGATAGGCGGTAAATTCCCTTATTTGCTTGCGTACTCAGGCGGGGAAGTATGCCCCGTGCCGGGGAGCGACGGCAAGCTGCATAATCGTTTTCACAATTATACTTTCGTGGCCTGCACTTTCTAG
- a CDS encoding response regulator produces MSTDADPLVLIEQLRQQNADLEKSLKRVSRDVSRLKGELDRERALSLIKSNHNAVRTLEQREHEKYMRLLLANTPNALLLMDKNCRLVYCTDAFLQMSRINHIEKINGRTLREIFKQFSEHKWPDEYFEIIEEAERANKPASFKDPDAIMPNGDIHKFEVHYAPMLDVNGSIEGSLIICHDVTEIERMRQKAEQASIAKSDFLSNMSHEMRTPLNAVIGMTNIAKASKELNRKDYCLGKINEASVHLLGVINDILDMSKIEANKLDLSNTEFNFEQMIIKMVNVINFRVDEKHQNLMVKIAENVPRRIISDDQHLAQVIANLLSNAVKFTPEGGKITLEASLVEEESASCVLQIRVIDTGIGVTKEQAGRLFQSFQQADSSTSRQFGGTGLGLAISKAIVEKMEGTIWVESEYGQGSTFAFTFRTEKGANEENDSLLSPLVNLETMRTLVVDDDPVILEYMEIIALQLGISCDYADSGEAACKLIEEKGIYDLYFIDWKMPGMDGIELARRIKAKSAGKSIVIMISGADLNKVEAEAKDAGISKFIQKPIFASAIAETINDCLHVSTKISQDSSGSQTSNGSKASDQGHDDNCFLGYHIMLAEDIEINREIVQALMEPTGIKIDYAENGKVAVDLFSKNHGIYNAILMDVQMPEMDGYQATRTIRGIEESRALQSTGPVKPVPIIAMTANVFREDIEKCLASGMNDHVGKPLDMNDVMAKLRKYL; encoded by the coding sequence ATGTCTACAGACGCGGATCCATTGGTTTTGATAGAGCAGCTGCGGCAGCAAAATGCGGATCTGGAAAAAAGTCTAAAGAGAGTCTCCCGCGATGTTTCGCGCCTAAAAGGCGAATTGGACCGAGAACGCGCCCTTTCCCTGATAAAGTCAAACCACAATGCCGTCCGCACCCTGGAACAGCGGGAACATGAAAAATATATGAGGCTGCTGCTTGCCAACACGCCCAATGCTCTTTTGCTGATGGATAAAAACTGCAGATTGGTTTACTGCACAGACGCGTTTCTGCAAATGTCCCGGATTAACCACATCGAAAAAATCAACGGCCGTACGCTGAGAGAAATATTTAAGCAATTCTCGGAACACAAGTGGCCTGATGAGTATTTTGAAATAATTGAAGAAGCGGAGCGTGCAAACAAACCCGCTTCCTTTAAAGATCCTGACGCAATCATGCCGAACGGCGACATACACAAATTCGAAGTCCATTATGCTCCTATGCTTGACGTGAACGGTTCCATCGAGGGCAGCCTTATCATTTGCCACGATGTTACCGAAATTGAGCGGATGCGCCAAAAGGCAGAGCAGGCCAGCATCGCAAAATCCGATTTCCTTTCCAATATGTCCCACGAAATGCGCACACCCTTGAATGCGGTCATAGGCATGACCAACATCGCCAAAGCATCGAAGGAGCTTAACAGAAAGGATTATTGCCTTGGCAAAATCAATGAGGCTTCGGTTCATTTGCTCGGTGTTATTAACGACATTCTTGATATGTCAAAAATCGAGGCGAATAAATTAGACCTTTCCAATACGGAATTCAATTTTGAACAAATGATCATCAAAATGGTCAATGTAATAAATTTCCGTGTGGATGAGAAACATCAAAACCTGATGGTCAAAATCGCTGAAAATGTTCCCCGCAGAATTATCAGCGATGACCAGCATTTAGCCCAGGTAATAGCCAATTTGCTGTCCAATGCAGTCAAATTTACCCCTGAGGGCGGCAAAATTACGCTGGAAGCCAGTTTGGTTGAAGAAGAATCCGCTTCCTGCGTATTGCAAATCCGGGTGATAGACACGGGGATAGGGGTTACCAAAGAACAGGCGGGCAGGCTGTTCCAATCATTTCAGCAGGCTGACAGCAGTACCTCCCGTCAATTCGGCGGAACCGGGCTTGGACTTGCCATATCGAAAGCTATTGTCGAAAAGATGGAAGGCACTATATGGGTTGAATCCGAATACGGGCAAGGTTCCACCTTCGCATTTACCTTCCGTACAGAAAAAGGCGCAAATGAAGAAAATGACAGCTTGCTGTCTCCCCTGGTCAATCTGGAAACTATGCGAACCCTTGTGGTCGACGATGACCCTGTTATTTTGGAGTACATGGAAATAATCGCTTTACAGTTGGGTATTTCCTGCGATTATGCGGATAGCGGGGAGGCAGCCTGCAAACTGATCGAGGAAAAAGGCATTTACGACCTCTATTTCATTGATTGGAAAATGCCCGGTATGGACGGCATTGAACTGGCGCGGCGTATCAAGGCGAAGAGCGCAGGAAAATCCATCGTCATTATGATTTCAGGCGCCGACCTGAACAAAGTCGAGGCAGAGGCCAAAGATGCAGGAATCAGTAAATTTATCCAAAAGCCGATATTTGCCTCCGCGATTGCAGAAACCATAAATGATTGTTTGCATGTTTCCACGAAAATCTCCCAGGATTCCAGCGGAAGCCAGACCTCAAATGGGAGCAAAGCCTCCGATCAGGGCCATGATGACAACTGCTTTTTGGGTTATCATATAATGCTTGCGGAAGATATCGAAATCAATCGTGAAATAGTGCAAGCCTTGATGGAACCAACGGGGATTAAAATTGACTACGCAGAAAACGGTAAAGTCGCAGTTGATTTGTTTTCCAAAAACCATGGTATATATAACGCTATATTAATGGATGTGCAAATGCCGGAAATGGATGGTTATCAGGCAACACGCACAATACGCGGTATC